The following proteins are encoded in a genomic region of Clostridia bacterium:
- the floA gene encoding flotillin-like protein FloA (flotillin-like protein involved in membrane lipid rafts): MFSFVTLYFIIILVIALVALMILFSFIPVGLWISALAAGVRVGIFTLIGMRLRRVPPAKIINPLIKAMKAGLDVSVDKLEAHYLAGGNVDRVVDALIAAERANIPLGFQRAAAIDLAGRNVLEAVQMSVNPKVIETPVVAAVAKDGIEVKAKARVTVRANIERLVGGAGEETIIARVGEGIVTTVGSANSHKEVLENPDSISQTVLEKGLDSGTAFEILSIDIADVDVGRNIGAQLQTDQAEADKRIAQAKAEERRAMAVAREQEMKAAVQEMRAKVVEAEAQVPLALASALKEGKIGFMDYYNLQNLLADTQMRGAIAKAGGEALSESSYGGGSANP; the protein is encoded by the coding sequence TTGTTTTCTTTTGTTACTCTTTATTTCATTATAATCTTGGTCATCGCCCTAGTCGCCTTAATGATTCTGTTCAGCTTTATTCCGGTGGGTTTATGGATTTCTGCCTTGGCTGCGGGAGTCAGGGTGGGCATATTCACCTTGATTGGCATGCGGCTCAGGCGGGTACCCCCAGCCAAGATTATCAACCCGTTGATCAAAGCCATGAAAGCGGGCCTGGATGTTAGCGTCGATAAGCTAGAAGCCCATTATCTCGCGGGCGGCAATGTGGACCGGGTGGTAGATGCGCTGATCGCCGCTGAGCGGGCCAATATTCCCCTTGGATTTCAGCGGGCGGCGGCCATCGACCTGGCCGGAAGGAACGTTTTGGAAGCAGTGCAGATGAGCGTTAATCCCAAAGTAATCGAGACTCCGGTAGTAGCGGCGGTGGCCAAAGATGGGATTGAAGTTAAGGCCAAGGCCCGGGTAACCGTACGGGCCAACATTGAGCGGTTAGTAGGCGGAGCTGGGGAAGAAACCATCATCGCCCGGGTGGGCGAGGGCATCGTTACTACCGTAGGTTCGGCCAATTCGCACAAAGAAGTGTTGGAGAACCCCGACAGCATTTCCCAGACGGTTTTGGAAAAGGGTTTGGACTCAGGTACTGCTTTTGAGATCCTTTCCATCGATATTGCCGATGTGGATGTGGGCCGCAACATCGGTGCCCAGCTACAAACCGACCAGGCTGAGGCCGATAAGCGCATTGCCCAGGCTAAAGCTGAGGAGCGTCGGGCTATGGCGGTAGCCCGGGAGCAAGAGATGAAAGCGGCGGTACAGGAGATGCGGGCCAAAGTAGTAGAAGCGGAGGCCCAGGTGCCATTGGCGCTGGCTTCAGCCCTTAAGGAAGGCAAGATTGGCTTCATGGATTACTACAATTTGCAAAATCTCTTGGCCGATACCCAAATGCGAGGAGCTATCGCCAAGGCCGGCGGTGAAGCTTTGAGCGAAAGCTCCTACGGGGGTGGCAGCGCCAACCCCTAA